The following DNA comes from Alnus glutinosa chromosome 6, dhAlnGlut1.1, whole genome shotgun sequence.
TCTCCGAAATCTACCCACAACTCTGTTTTTTCCCCTCCTAATAGTTTGGTTGAGAAGCTACGTACCAAAATGCAGTTAGGCATTCAGGACGAACATAAATAACAGACTTGACGTGCATGTGATGGAAATAATTTCATGATGAGTTGCCACCACAAAACTCACAATTGGTAGATGAAATGAATTAAATGCTTGCTAACACTAAATTAATATATTGGTTCGTTTCCGGTTGTCTTTCCAACAATTCGTtgagcattcctagtagtctcaccaaaatagttttttagctattttggtgagtcaatttgatgaaaatcttgaaaaaccactcctaacagcctcaccattttaactaaaaaaatttaatgactgaaattactaaccaaattagatgagacattttcactcaacaacccactcaccaaattttgtttcacctttctctctcacatgattagcacacttttttccttttttctctcattttcttctcccatctcccatctcttacacgataatgtccttattttatggatatgaatgattttttgtaaaaagattatataaaaaaaaataaataaatatgaaaaaattattatttaaatggaatagtgaatattgactagttaaaatggtgaggctgctgggggaattttaataaagtggctcaccagaatagaaaaaagtgatttttagttattttggtgagtattGTGCCTCCAATAGCTTTACGGGTCCTTGATAGAGAGTATAACCATTGTTAAAGTTCCAAGTTCATAATAGAGATCAACAGAAACTTATAcgaataaaaaaagataaagaaaaacatattaaaGAACACCATCCTTAACAGCAATTCAAGCAGGTCCTTTTCacattttgaaaaaatcttTGAAAGGGAGGAAATAAGTGAGAAAGTTGTCAATAGAGCTAGTTGCAGCGGTCTTAATTAGTAGGGTGTTGTGAGTGCATTCGAAGTCAAAGGCACTCTTATAATTTCTTAGTTTCATATGTCAACTTggaccaaaaagaagaagacagaagCTGTAATAGAGAACCAAAtactcttcctttttttttttctttttttttttttttgaatggttcAAAGAGAACACTACTGAAACACTGAACAAACAAAGGTGATTCCACAACCCGGAATCTAGAGATACAAACGATCCCTAAACAACAAATTCACAATACAACTCGGAGGAACATCCAACCAACAACCATTCACAAAATTATCAGCCGCCTTCTTCGCTAGGCAATAAGTGACCATGGTACCTGTCATGCCCCCGTTTTATGATATAAGGGGAAACGTGAATTTGAGtgctaaaaatatttaaatggaaacgtacatttacaacatatagatTGAaacttcatattttattattcctgTCTATTAATAGTTCTTTACAAAGCCATGAACTCCAAAAAGGGACATACTATACACTATAAAAGTTGGGCCGGTCCACAGCGAActattgctcttagcgaggtctacTCCATTACAACGAATTAACTTCGTCTAACTGggtcatctgaaaagatttggggGGAAATGGGTGAGTTCTACAACTCAGTAAGAAAATTAcaacaccaagaaaataaaatatactgTAAAATCTTCTTACCATAATatttagtcatgcataatgacagtttatgcaaaataacaaaatgaacaattaaacataatttatgagtaagtgaatgaggaatatgagtaatggcataagaaatttataatgatccaGTAAATCTTTAAAACTGTAACTATGGTTTatccctttatagactctacaccgctatttcccgtgagcggagcacgttggctttgtccaaatgacctatagactcagcctgtcgtcacagagaagagtcgccgggttgaggatcttccctaggtgaaggctaACCCCGGCCGGTAGCACATACCGTCTTTTGGTATCCTTGCATTGCTACCCTATATGGTACCGATCATAACTGTcgtagtgcctcagggttaaacaattactgcacatgaacgttttctgtaattctATAAGCTCTGTTAGAACTGTACATTTtactttaaaactgtaagagccgctttcATAACTATAGttatgtgcagaatttaaattttaaatcctACTTTCATTCAAACTGTATTCatgtaaaaaaatcataaactttggaatgctctataatcataaccttgaaatgctcttattcataattttaagtATGCATAAACCATAACTTTGCAGTGCTCTTGATCATAACTATAagtatgcataaatcataactttaaaatgctcataatcataactgtaataaCTTTGAAATACTTTTATTCAcaactgtaattatgcatatacCAATacttaaaaatgctcttattcaTAACTGTAGTTTATGCACATAATtcttgaataaaaatatgagtaataaagcttggcattaaaaatcatataagtaaatgctttgtaaaattccccaacacttttctcaaaagaattgtaataaaatattgttgggggtttttcgatGTTGTATCCCTTTACCTGGATTTGCCATTAACGTCAgggtcgagcttttacctaaataaaacacaaggatAAATTTAGCGGAGCGTTCTGAAATTTTAGttctaaaacttaaactaaattatcctatatatatatatatatatattctatatgCAAAATCTCTATCCAAAAACACACTAAATACTATTCGGTTATTACCTTAAGAACACCCATCATTCACAATTTTCTCTATAAAATCAATCTTActataattcaacaaaatttaagaaaaaccatcaaaaaaattataattatccATCAATGCATCTATTCAGTACTTACTTCTCACAAAATCTACAAAATAACTCCAAACTCAATTACAACATTACAACTCGATTTTTAAGAATAATTCTCCTACCATCAAGAACATTTAGAAAAATCATAACCACAACAAATCTCAATCACCAAATCCATAATTCAAACCCCACGAAGCAATCTCAACATCAAAACAGAAAACATCATGCTATACACAAATCCGGCTAGCACAGTAACACATCTAAAATCCCCATATCACAATTGATCAAAAACAGGGAACAATAACCCTCAGTCAACCGATACACTGCACACATACTCAAACAATCCTCAATACTACACTCTCACAGAGCCCAATCGGTTCCCACAACAAAAtttcaacataaatttaaatCAATAACACCCAAGCTGTCAATCCAATTAAATCATCATAGGATAACACTAAATTCACAAAGTTACTCACTTTCAGGATTTtcccagaaaatccaccggaGAAAACGCCACTAGTTTCGTTGGAAAATCACATGGAGGACCGGGTTTCTGGGTGCTTCGGGTAACGGTTCGGCTaggttgcacacacacacacgggtCATTGGCTCTCGATCACTGGGTCACGACTTTGATGGGTTCGGGGTTACGGGTTCGTCGGAAACCACCACTGGGACTGCCAGATTTCACTCTGGTCGCTAGACATGTAGGATCAGACCTCCTGAGCTACGGGCTGCATCGGGTCTACGGGTCACGGGCTTCACGATCGGAGCTCCTCCCGGGTTACGGCTCAATGGGTCGCAGGTCTTCCTCCGGGTTTCACCAGAAATTGTGTCGCCGGCGTTGACCCAACTCACCCACCGGAAGATCGGGTCCGatcttcttctccttcagctccctctctcaaactctctcgatctctgactctccctctctctctcagtatctcatctctcactctctctcgcaTCTCTTTGTCTCTCATCTCTCAATCTcatgatctctctctccctgtctCACTGTGTTCGtgcaagaagaggaagaaagaagaagagagaaaaataataaaagaagtaGGAGACAACTTGCTGTGCaagttgtgaatttttttttttttttttttcaacttgttGCTTAAGTTACTTAAGTTacttaataagttatatattattattattattattattattattattattattattattattattattattattatattgtgtCTAATAAAATTTGGGGCATTATAGTACCTTCCCTCTTAACGTGAACAAAGGAGGCTGACCTGAATTTGTGGAGTTCCTGAACAATACTTTCGGTTATATGGCAAAGCTTTGACAGGTGGGGAAGAGGAGCTCTAATATTGGTTATCACCTGAGCTGAATCTCCTTCAAAAATCACCTCATGAAAGCCCATCTCCAAGCAAAATTTCATTGCCCAAGAAGCAACCAGAGCTTCCGCTAGACTAGCTTCAAGATTTTGAGGGTGCATGAAACATTTAGCACCCAGAAAATCCCTTTTATTGTTACGAATAACAATCCCAAACCCAATACAACCCTTACTAAGATTAGTGGCtgcatcccaattaactttAAGGAAGTTTAAAGGGGGAGTTGACCAAACCTGATGTCTGCGAACACTTGTAGTCGTAGAGCCATGCACTAGTTCAAGATCACGACTTGCACTACGTCTAAAATCACTCAAAAAAGTATCTGCTCTTTTAAGAACCTTAGAAGGATGCATAAAAGAACCTTCAAAGATGAAAGCATTTCTCCGCAACCATATTTTACGAGCAATAACTACAAAACGCTCCATATCCTCATAGAATCGAAGCATGCACTCCTCAAAAAGGGATATGAAGGAATTACAGAGTAAGCTACACTTCTGGAAACAAGAATTGGCATCACCCCAAACATCTTGAGCCCTCGAGCAAGACCAAATAGCATAGAAAGTAGATTCCCTTTCTAGTTCACAATAAGGACAAAGATCATCATCAACCAAATACTCTTCCTAACACACCTATTTGATCCAGACATAGGTACTACAACGTTTCTATTCTTTATCGTGAAATATTGTTGAAACATGGACCACCCTATCAGGGCTGGCTCGATACATTTTAAGGCTTAAGGCAATAAGGTttaatggtttttcttttatatatatattctcacgTTTTGGGATGTAAAATTGTtgtcattttaaattttgattgaaATTTTGGCTGCTCAATGCTCATCATAAGGCCCGAAAAACCTATACCCATaacataattaaatattattattactttcaTTCTCTAAATTATTTCCAAGAATATAACGTTTAaagttagaaaataaattttatttaagaatgtttttaatattatttgattatcttatttaaaactatcaattttttaagatttatttcaagaataaaatgttagagaattaaatgatattaatgtctttttaattacttattattataattaagcctttaatttttttttatataaaaaattattattaatattcgATAATGGAGAGCCTTATTAAATTTGAGACTTTAAGCTAtggattaattttatttttttaaaaaatatagaatGAGCACACACCTTACGATGGTATTAAATTTCTGAGATTTGATTGGTACACAACAATGCATTATGCGCCTTTATTGAGACATGGAATAGGATCCATACCACATGAATTACATCCCATATCTCTAAAAACATGTTATTATACATGAGTCTATTTTCCAAATCACCCGCGGATCCCGCGGTGGTGATGGGCATCAAGTAAAGCAACTCGTGTTGATTGATGGAGTCGTATAGATGGAGACTGCAAGCCAGAAAATACTATTTGCCCTATAGCTCAACTAGGGGCAAGATGATAAATTCCAGGTCAAGATGATaaactgtttaaaaaaaaaaactttatttatttattttattattataaaacaaTGAATAATACTgcactttacttttatttattataaaaatttatataagttTGCATGGTGTATCATTTAGGTTACAATTATAATTCAAAAAAGTTACcgagaacaaaaaaattgatttaaaaatatcaaaagaatcaatttgaaaattgaaaaatacccATACAGTTAACTGCAAAAATTTAAAACCTACGCAATGATTTGAAATTGAACGAAAACACAGATATTAATTTTAAGTCTTCCCCAGGGGTCTAAGTTGTTTCTTGAACAGATTCACCATCTAGTAGGGTATGCAGGCGAAGGGAATTCCTACGGTTGACCCACCATTGATCCAGTTATCACTCATGTGGGTTGACTTTCGACGGCAATCGAAGGTGGGGAGGAGGTTACCCCTTGTTTTTTTGGCGGAATTTGAACTCGCCTCCGCCAATGTTCTTAAATGTATTTATTagagtattgattaaataattaaatttatcttcttatatcaaattaaatttttaggataaatagtgatttaacattgtgTCAGTGCCAGGTTTTGAGTTTGAACCTGTTTCCGTCAATTCacccaatttcaattaaaatatttcacgtgATAGATGGGTACGTATGTTCTCACTCGACTCCTTCAACTTCCAATTTCTTTTCCAACATTTCGGAGGCAGAAGACATACCAAAATAACTTTCCAACTTTGGTGGAGGTAGAAAGCGAAAATGTCCATTGCTTTCCTCTAGCTACTGCCTCATATGCTCACCCCATGCCACTATGAGCTTATTGCGTATGCCTTATGAGACAGTTGGTTAAGGAATAGTGCTTACGTGTTTTTCTTAATTAAGTCATTAATCAAGGAAAAGATAACCCCgaacaaaaacattaattaaCATCATTTAATTATTACCCTTCGATGTTTCTGATACGTACATTAATTCTAGATACTCTGCTAGTATCTAATCTAACTCATAAGGGAATAaagaaatttatatatgttGCATCAAGAGTTATGAGAAGTAGAATTGGACATATATGCATGTGAGTTCATTACACCGCTGTCTTGACGGTATTTAATTCTCCGGAATCAACTAATAATATATTTGTTTGGTAaggacataattttttttttttttttttttttttttttttttttcgaattaggtttgattatttttttttcaacgcACTTTACAAAACTGCTGGGAGAGGGTTATTTGAGCATGCGAGaagcacataattttttaatagaacaaAACCATGTAATTAATTCTCACATATTAAAAGAACACGTAGCAAATTTATAAACCGAATCAAAGGAAATTTGTGTCCgtttgttaaagtttttttttcttctcattcacttttgtttttggttttcaaacaaaaacattaacaaataactcaaaatataGAATAATTAAAATCTTTTATACCTTTATATCAAATGAGAAcaccttttaaactaaaaacaaaaaatatccttcaaaatatattaagaagGCCATAGAAACTCATCCCCATTCTTCTAACACTGACTACTTTAAGAGCTACCTACTCTTTTCATAGAACAGTTAGATTTATAGATATTTATTTCGTGCaataaatgatatatatattaacagtTGGCTTTATAATCTTGTGTACTATAAAATGGCCATAAGGAAACATTGAAGACCAAGAAGCATCATTTCCTTCGATCCTCTTCTTTTACTTGGATTCAAACCTGGAAGAATCCCAAAAATTAGACATGAAACAAGTATCTTTATCAACCAcgtccttctttctttcttttgcttttgctgTTTTCTGGACCACAAAAGCTATCGTTAAAATACCAGGCAACGAAACAATTCCGGCGGTCCTTATGTTTGGCGATTCCATTGTTGATACGGGCAACAACAACAATATCAAATCAATAGTAAAGTGCAATTTCCCCCCATATGGGAGGGAGTTTAAGGAAGGAATACCAACAGGAAGATTTTCCAATGGAAAGGTTCCCTCGGACTTCCTAGGTTTGtaacaaaactctctctctctctctctctctctccttctctcatGGTGTAGGTGATGAAAGCCCAACTAAGAAATTTgacgatttgtaagaaatttctgtcccgATAAGAAAAGAATCATTTAATagaattcttttcattttaagtgaaatggagaagaatacgtttttttatgatcaaaattttattatgtttcATCTAATGATTTCTATGATATGTCACGTAATAAATATTGTACCACGTAGGGACAAAGCCacaagttcttatgggcaggggccagtggcaaaaaaaatattattgggAGGGgacaataggctaaatttttaattttttagcttttatatatatatatatttatttattttttatttatttttgagattttttttttaaccttataatttttttttttaaggaaattggagggggggggggcatggccagcccccccccccccccctctctccgtcCCTGGTAccacgtcatttaaaaattttaaatgatataacATCATATACACCTTtaaatagaacaaaataaaatattaataatgaaaTACCTCATTTCTATTTTACTTGTAATGGGAAGAATGTTTATcacattatcaaaaaaaattgtttagtgtCGCGTACATGTATACTCGTTTGAAAAGTAAACGAGAATAATATCGTTTTACTGTTCATATGACACTAAACTGTTAGTGTCCTTTGAGTTCAAGCAACGATAATTAGCGTAATTTGAACAATAAACGATGCTATTCTAGATTCTCGACCTTCTTTTTAGtgtcgtttctttttttttagctatAAACGACACttaccccccctccccccaccaaaaaaatttgtataatgTCATTTTTTTGGGCTATATATAAACGACACTAAACACCCCCTTTTTGTAGTGTTATCAAATCACAATGAAACCATGGCAACCCATATATACGTTATATGGCAAATTAGTGTAAtgttaatgcatttttttttttaatggatctCTTATATTCCAATATATAAAGGCCAGGGCCtacatattaaatatatgacCAAATACATGTAACGTGCATGTCAGGATGTGTAGGCGTTAGTAAGTGAGAGCAATAATCAAGAATTTATAGAGATGTGGACATCACTTGAGTCTAGAACAAATTAGTTTATTgacaaatatatttttgtctttttttcttgaatGGGATACTTAAATATTTGCATGTTACATATGTTTTCCATGCTACTACATCTATTCTATCTTTCTATTTGAACATAGttaatttacaaatttttactataaatctcttataaattattgtatatatatgagTGCTATGTGATACCTATTTTGTGCCACATAGCACTCATATAGATTATCAAAGCTCTACAATTTTATGCTAAGAGATTCAATAATTGAACCAACTGGCTTTAATTTCTTTACAATCGATTTCCCTAACAAAAATGCCTTGACCAATTACATTAATGTCACGTACGACTAGGTTCATTGATTAATATTGATTTGtggagtaattctaaaagtcacTCTTTTGTTCTTCCAAGAATGATGtcgcttttaaaattaccacttgattaaaatttaacagTGAtgaatcacaaaatcaaaagtaattttaaaagtcacatcatttttagaataacaaaagaatcacttttaacattactcttggTTTGCCAGCAATTAAGTCTATTGAGTATTGAAtgatttataaaaacaaaaaaaaaaaaaaaacagaaagaaagaaaagaaaagaaaaaaaacccttagAATGTTTAATGTTGACAGTAGCCCAATGGTTTTACTCTTAAATATTCTGAACAGAAAAATCTTCCTAATAttataaactacatttttattttataattattttaatcaagttttatttttattttttatttttttaataaagactaATTCTAAAGTTAGTTAGAAATCTTGAGAACACCACATCAacgttataaaataatttctagTATTAcgcaaatattttcctttttgtttttcaaaaaaaaaaaaatccattctTATAGTAGGTTCTTTCATTCTTTAGGCCCCTCTGTCGGGCAGGTGTCTTTCCTTTTTGGGTAATTTGCATGTTCCAATAATGATACGTGTCAATCAAGAGGGATTAGTAACGGCCCGGGGTTTCACGGGCCTCTAACCCCATCATTGGTTGGGCAATTACAGACTCTCAAATATAGAAATTCATATTGGGTCCAAAAAcagataaagaaaaacaaaaaagaaaacaattacaGCAAATTCTATACTTCCATTGCTAATCTGGGTTATTATTCCCAAATTGGCCACTGCGGTCCTTTAGAGCTGTTCTTTGTATTCCATCCAGTTTAAATGACaatgttttcctttaaattaaattggaattttttttaatttaatttattaaaataacatttgtTATTAAAGCgtgtgaaaaattaaataaaatgtataCGAGAATCACTTGCACAATTAACCCTATTAAAAATTCATGCaaaaattatatactttaatgACATATGTCAGTTGAATGAACTGGGTCGAAGTTTTTTGAGGGTATTTATAGTAGCAAGCAAGTCACCATACCACTGCAGCAAGTCATCCCTAAATCTGCACCAATTAGTACTCCTCTATCTCAACCCATACCTATTTGTATTTCTACTTTagtttatcatttttgtactcTGGTCTTTAACCTTTGTTAAAGCCTATATATTAAGCTATCTTGTAATCAAGCAATGTAAGTGGAATCAGCaacaatgtagtccttaattTTCTCCTGCagtgttcttcttcttccccttccTTGCTTCTTTGTATTTTCTGTCTTCTCTTTTTCTAATAGAAGTAATCTCTCCAAACAAACTTAGAGAAAACTTTAATTTGTTCCTGTTAAAATAGTTTGGTCTTTAgtaatccaattttttttcttctttatttcttttttttttttcagtggaAGAATTGGGAATTAAGGAGTTCCTACCAGCATCTAGGGATCCAACTTTGCAGCCTAAAGATCTCCTAACGGGTGTAAGCTTTGCTTCAGGTGGCGCAGGATATGATCCTTTGACATCAAAAATagcggtatatatatatgttcgtAATTTATTTCACTGGCCATTTTCGTAtgattctattattattttattatttttatttttgcagtCAGTCATATCACTATCGGAGCAGATACAAGACTTCAAGCAATACATAGGGAAGCTAAAAGGAATAGTTGGAGAAGAGAGAACAAACTTCATTTTAGCCAAAAGTGCAACATTTTCGGTAGCGAGCAGCAATGACATTGCCAATACCTACTTCATTACTGGAATTAGGAGATTGCACTATGATGTTCCTTCTTACACTGATCTTTTGGTCAAGTCGGCTTCTAATTTCGTCAAGGTAACTTCATTTGCCTATTCCTATATCGGTGAGTTACTCAAGGACGGTCGGGTGGTCGCAACCACCAAATTTGTTTAGAGGTGGTTGCAACCACTCAATCTTGATAGTCTGGTCTGATAGTCATGTCATCCCTTGTGTGGAGATTGGGAGTGGTGGTGACCACGACATCTGATGAATTTAtgaagattttattattattattattattattattatttggttaACATGGCAGAACGTGACACTAGCTACCACTTTATTGTGTAAAGCCGGTACCTAAAACGAAAGTACGAATAGCTACATATATATTGGCGGGTATATCTAGCTAGTAACTAATGATTTTGCCCATCAATATATGAAGGAATTATATGGATTGGGAGTACGGAGAATTGGTGTTTTCAGCGCACCACCACTTGGATGTTTGCCATCGCAGAAAACTTTGAATGGGGATTTAGGAAAAGGGTGTGCAAATGACCCGAATGAAGCAGCAAAACTGTTCAACGCAAAACTGTCTGTTGAGCTGGGTAACCTTAACAACAATCTACCTCACGCAAAGGTGGTCTATATCGATATCTACAACCCTTTACTCGATATTATAAAAAATCCCAAGAAATATGGTAATTTATCTCGCTTCTTTTTacaaatttctaatttttctatatacttttattttagGATTTCTAATAATTTCTATACTGTAATTCAGGCCTTGAGATTGCAAATAAAGGGTGCTGTGGTACAGGGCGTATTGAGGTATCTGTACTATGCAGCCAACTGGAACCGGACACCTGTGCAGATGACTCTAAGTATGTTTTTTTTGACAGTTATCATCCTACAGAAGCAGCATACAAGATAATTGTCAATCAGCTCCTCCAAAAATATATCAACAGCTTCCTTTGATATTGTTGGTTTTCCTCGATCGACTCTATAATTATTATCGATCACGCCTTGcgaatttgttgttttttcctttttctatcacaatatttattatttttgctgaTTCCATGGAACTTGACCCAAATAAATGGGAGTGTCAATTACTCCAAGGTTTGAAGCAGATTTCACCTGTCTTAattcttatctctctctctctctctctctctctctctctcacacacacacacacacacacacacacacacacacacacacacacacacacacacacacacacacacacacacacacacacacacacacacacacacacacacacatatatatatccaataacAATTTCGGAAATTGTAAAGGCTTACTACTACAGTTGTATGAGTGGACAATATTGAATAACAACCTCTTCCTTTTATGATCACGTTGAGTGTGGCCATTCATAAGATatcaagaaatattaaaaattatatttttattcaatttttataacattGGGATATAAAAAACAATTCAAGAGTTGATTTCAGTGTCATATCAACAAAGATGTAATAAAAGTGTAGTATATAGCGTAACTCAtattatccatatatatattaatacaatTATGCACGAGTttaaggctctgataccatgaaaataaatatgaagGAAAGGGTTTGGTCAAGATATCAACCCCATGCAttgtattgatttatttatacATGTACAATTGAAGACTTTTAAATAAGGTACACTTGATAGTTAACATCCATAGTTAAAACAATTAGATTGAGTCTATGCTATCATGTCATCTTTTCCTCTTCGCTATCATGTACATGTATGAGAGTAATGTTACcaaaca
Coding sequences within:
- the LOC133871682 gene encoding uncharacterized protein LOC133871682 — encoded protein: MGCNSCERESTFYAIWSCSRAQDVWGDANSCFQKCSLLCNSFISLFEECMLRFYEDMERFVVIARKIWLRRNAFIFEGSFMHPSKVLKRADTFLSDFRRSASRDLELVHGSTTTSVRRHQVWSTPPLNFLKVNWDAATNLSKGCIGFGIVIRNNKRDFLGAKCFMHPQNLEASLAEALVASWAMKFCLEMGFHEVIFEGDSAQVITNIRAPLPHLSKLCHITESIVQELHKFRSASFVHVKREGTIMPQILLDTI
- the LOC133871989 gene encoding GDSL esterase/lipase EXL3-like, encoding MKQVSLSTTSFFLSFAFAVFWTTKAIVKIPGNETIPAVLMFGDSIVDTGNNNNIKSIVKCNFPPYGREFKEGIPTGRFSNGKVPSDFLVEELGIKEFLPASRDPTLQPKDLLTGVSFASGGAGYDPLTSKIASVISLSEQIQDFKQYIGKLKGIVGEERTNFILAKSATFSVASSNDIANTYFITGIRRLHYDVPSYTDLLVKSASNFVKELYGLGVRRIGVFSAPPLGCLPSQKTLNGDLGKGCANDPNEAAKLFNAKLSVELGNLNNNLPHAKVVYIDIYNPLLDIIKNPKKYGLEIANKGCCGTGRIEVSVLCSQLEPDTCADDSKYVFFDSYHPTEAAYKIIVNQLLQKYINSFL